The sequence AGCCCTCTAGTTacccaaaattattatttttttatatatattttttcaatgttTTTAATGAATTCTTcccataaaataaatatatatatttttttaaaaaaatctatttttataaactttataaaaatgaaaattcccAAGAATAgacattaaaaataacaaacatatatatttgaaggagtaaaaaaaggaaaaaaaaattgaggagaATATCAAAAGATTTTCTGCTATGTATATTACAAACTAGTTGCATAGTATATTCCAGCAACTATATAATAGAAATACACAAAAGTAGTTATTTCGATCATATATTATAGGACCAAAATGATTATAAAAAGGGCCACCACTTGGAATTCTAATAATAAAGCTATtcattaataagaaaatattatcaTAACAACTTTTCCCAAAAGTCAAAAATGCAATAATATTCCACCAATTGTCACTATGTAGTTTAGACTATAAGCTGACTTGTCAAGTAAAGACAATCTATTTATGTTTTGTTGCAAATATGCCAAGAGCAAAAGGAATTGAATTTATGGGTTGAAACACAAGCAAAGAGATCATTTtggaattttaattagttttgactAAATACTATTATGATATATCAGGATGGctacaatatattttttaaaattttgatttttattttaaaaactaaagTAATAATATGATtagaaaaaattgagaaatttcttgaacttatataaaagtgTTCGTAATGTTTTTGAACTATTATCACATTTAAATGACGccttcaaatttttgttgtcgtaaaaattattttcaaatttactaTTTCTGTTATTGAGTTGTGCCTATTTCGTTAATTTTAGTATTAACAAACTACTTATATGCTATTTTAACATTGAATAATCTTTAACAACcataaaatctaattttatttatatttataaatgctatttttaaaaatataacattaAATAATCTCGAACAATATTCAACAGAAAACAATTGATATGATGATTAGGGTTCGAATCTGTCTGTTCGCTAcaacaaaaccaacaataaACTCTTAACACCCGAACCATCACCATCTTCATTGGCTACCTTATAGCCATTAATCATCTTCATTGACATTTTTAGGAATTTAAACTACCCTTAGCTTGCTACCTCACTCTTGTAGACGTTGCAAAACTTAAGCGATATTCCTGGGGCTCGTGAAAGACCATCGACCACaaagaaaagcaaaaaaaaaaagtgctaTTCAGCCTTGTGCTTTGTGGAATAAAAGTCTtgttaatcaaaaaaaaaaaaaacaaagaaaagcaAAATCCCCTATTGTCGAGCTTCCCCACTGCCCAAGTCCCATGTCAACCATCAGGCTAACCTTCAAGCTCCACATTGAACTTGTTAAAATAATGTAGAAAGTGTAATGGTTGAGAAATAGGATGGGATGAGGTGTATGATCAGGGTCGAGCTTAAAATTTAGtgggtaaaaaaaaattatttttagaccttatttaaaaaaaaatatggtattttttaaaattaataaaaaaaaaatatgtattttcaaaaagaaaaaaaattataccacTGGGCTGGTGGGCCTTAGGCACAGGCCTAGTCCGCCAATGCCTAGAGCCAAGCTTGTGTATGATgttctatttcaaaattaattaacaataaaaaatataaattatgttaccacatattattaatgaaactctaTACTATTGGACTAACGACCACTTGTGATattaatatactttttttttatttaaatttagttttaatttaaaatatgttttaagttaagatttaaatttgagttttttttaataattttattttagatgtattttaagtaatttgttattaaaataaagaaataaatttaaatatttaaacgGCACTACACATTAACATCatgaatagttttttttttattatttaaaatatatttatttatataataattattatagtgTTTTAGAATGGTTGTAATCTTGTAGATGGCCAaacaattaaatttaatatttaattataataattaatacaagtATGTATATATGAGTGAGAGACATAATTAGGGGATAGCGAAAGACCAAATATCCAGCTCCATCCTTGTCGAGAATCTACGACACCTAATATAACAACACCATATTTGGTCGATCCAAGAGAATCTCACCCAATAATATACACATTACACacaccattttttattttatatttttaagaaaatggtcCCCGAAAAAACCAGCTATAAAGTTGAATTGTAACAATTCTTCATAGAGATTTTAAACAAGTTTTTGATTAAATCGAGTTTTATTTTCAGCAGagactataaaaaaaatgtataaaagcTAAAGAGAGTGAGTGAGGGACCAAAAGGACTCATCATCACCTCTCATGCCATTAACCACAAAATgtaattgatgatttttctcttttgtgggccttttcttaattaattaaattaatgacCCCACAAACAAAATTAACCACTACTTTATTTATTCCACAATATTAATCTTGCTTAgtacataaaatattaaaattacccCACCTAGTTAGCTAGGGTAGTGTGTGTGACTgtcaaagtaaaatttttagatCAAGGTCATGACTTGCATGATTTCCTAGTTAATTTGCAATAATTATGACTAACATTTGGCTACCTAGCTTGTTCATTAGAAACTCAAGATAGGGATTTGACCCTATAGACTATAGAGTGTCCAATGGAATAAATTATTTAGAGTATTGTTGCTAGGGAAAGGGGATTATTACAAATATGAGTTTCTTTACTTCGCGAATTAGATTGGAATGTTAAGTTTGAATAGCTTAAATCTTAAACCTAGGTTAACATATTCTCACTCAAAGATATATGAATTgggtaaaatataataataaaggaataagaaaaagataaatgaacaTAAATTATTTTCTTGAACAAATTGAaaagaagatttttttttttataaggaaAGATGAATTATTTTTAGAGCTAaagtaatattattgtgttcAATACCATACTGATATGACGCGTGAAAGTAAATAATAGTTTctcctattatttatttaatcaaaatgtgtgGAATGTACAATAAATTACACCAACAATAATATAAGTACCCTTTAACAAGAAATCATTTTTCAtaccaattaattaattaagaaagacCAGTATGAGTAGTCCAAATGGGTGAGACATGAGAGTGTTGAGTTGAGTGAGTCCCTAGTATACAtaatatattagtatttttaATACTAGTAATCTAGTACTAATATGAAtactaaaagaaagaaaaaaaatagaggtGGGGCGTGCACCCACCCACCCAGTCATGAATAACAACATCATCCAAATTTCTAGTAAGGAAACATTCTCACGCCTCACTGACACATAACACACTCACtcaatctctctttctctctattaTTAAATCAATAAACAACAGtgtcttctttctttcttaatctTATATTCTATTCTATAGAGATTACACACTCACATATATACCtatattatacatatttatatatctgCAGCGCCGATTTTAGATGTACCTTGTCTAGTATGTTGACCCCACCAACCCTCTTTTGACCAAAAGTCAAATCACTTCTCTATTTTGGCAATAcccttttatttttctcttcatACTATCAACTCACTCACTACTACAACTACTACTAAAGTAGTTTTTAGTACTGAAAAAATGATTTGATGAGTAACCGTATACTTCATTCCaattcttctctttttcttATTCATTCCCACgttttccctctctttttctctccattcccatttttataatcaaaccacaaaagaaagaaagaaggaaagaaaaaaaaagttgtcttttttgcCACAACAAATTATCATCatactcactcactcactcaccactctatctttctttctttctatctttctttctttgtttctcTCTATCAATGGAGAACAACCAACCAGTTCAGCTTTTTCTTTTGATGATAATGGTAGTTCTTGTTTCATTTTCCATGGCTGAACAAGGAGTTTTTTCAGCCAAAACAGATGCAGTAGCTCTTATCAACTTCAAGAAGATGATTGAGAATGACCCAGATGGAGTTTTGTCAGGTTGGCAACTGAATAAGAACACATGCAACTGGAGAGGTGTTACATGTTCTTTGGGGAGAGTAACTGAGCTTGATCTTAGTGCAACTCGTCTTCAAGGGATCATATCTATGGACCCTTTGGCTTCACTCAACATGTTATCTGTTCTAAATCTTGGTTCAAATTCATTTAGTATAAATACAGCTTCTCTGCCTCAACTTCCATATGGTTTGAAACAGCTTGACTTGTCTTTAAACAAACTTGTGGGTTCATTCCCAGAGAATCTCTTCTTCAAATGTCCAAATCTTGTTAATGTGAATCTTGCTTTTACAAATTTAACTGGTTTTTTACCTGAGAATTTCTTGTTGACTGCTGATAATCTTCAGTCTCTTGACCTTTCTTATAACAACATAACAGGGTCCATCTCTGGTTTGAAAATCATGGCCAATTCTTGTACTTCTTTGTTGGTTATTAATTTTTCAGGGAACAAAGTACTAAAGGGATCCCTTCCTTCATCACTTTCCAACTGCACAAATCTCCAATCTATTGACTTTTCAATCAATTCTCTTACTGGGGAAATCCCAAAAGCTTTTGGGGAGTTAAAGAGCTTACAAACATTAGATCTCTCTGAAAATCAAATCACTGGTTGGATCCCTTCTGAACTAGGAAACACCTGTAATTCACTTCAGGAACTTAGGCTTTCAAATAACAATATTTCAGGCCTtattccttcatctttttcatcaTGTTCTTCTCTCCAAGTTCTTGATATTTCAAACAATAACATATCAGGTCCACTTCCTGATACTTTGTTTCTGAATCTAAGCTCTTTAGAGAGCTTGCTTTTGAGTAACAACATCATCTCTGGACAGTTTCCTTCTTCCATGTCTTCTTGTAAGAACTTAAAGGTCATAGATTTAAGCTCTAATAAGATATCTGGATTCATCCCAAGAGAGTTATGTCCTGGTGCAGCATCTCTTGAGGAGCTAAGAATGCCTGATAATCTCTTTGTTGGAGAAATTCCAGGGGAACTTTCACAATGCTCTCAGCTGAAGAGAATAGATGTGAGTCTGAACTATCTCAATGGATCAATTCCAGCAGAGTTGGGACAACTTGAGAATCTAGAGAAGTTGATAGCTTGGTTCAATGGATTGGAGGGAAAAATCCCACCAGAGTTGGGGAAATGCAAGAATCTAAAGGATCTCATTCTCAACAACAACAAGCTAACTGGTGAAATTCCACAAGAGCTGTTTCAGTGCAGTAATCTTGAATGGATATCACTCACAAGTAACAAGCTTAGTGGCGAAATCCCTCCTCAGTTTGGGCAATTGACAAGGCTAGCTGTTTTGCAGCTGGGGAATAACACCTTGAGTGGACAAATACCAGGAGAGCTAGCCAATTGCAGCAGTTTGGTTTGGTTGGACCTCAACAGCAACAGGCTCACCGGTGAGATCCCACCCCGGCTTGGAAGGCAGCAAGGCGCGAAAGCCTTGTCTGGTATCCTTTCTGGGAACACTTTGGTGTTTGTTCGAAATGTGGGGAGCTCTTGTAGAGGAGCAGGAGGTTTGCTAGAGTTTGCTGGTATAAGGCCTGATAGGCTCTATCAGGTGCCTACATTGAAGACTTGTCAATTCACTAGAATGTATTCTGGAGCAGTTCTAAGCATGTTTACACAGTATCAGACTCTGGAATATCTTGATCTTTCTTACAATCAACTTCGTGGTAAGATACCTGAAGATTTTGGTGACATGATAGCTTTACAAGTTCTTGAATTGGCTCACAATCAATTATCTGGTGAGATTCCTTTCTCACTTGGAAAGCTTAAGAACTTGGGTGTTTTTGATGCTTCACATAACAGATTGCAAGGTCAAATCCCAGATTCATTCTCCAACCTTTCATTCTTAGTGGAAATTGATCTCTCAAGCAATGAATTAACTGGTCAAATTCCAACAAGAGGCCAGCTTAGCACACTGCCAGCAAGCCAGTATGCCAACAACCCGGGACTT is a genomic window of Cannabis sativa cultivar Pink pepper isolate KNU-18-1 chromosome 9, ASM2916894v1, whole genome shotgun sequence containing:
- the LOC115723355 gene encoding serine/threonine-protein kinase BRI1-like 2; translated protein: MENNQPVQLFLLMIMVVLVSFSMAEQGVFSAKTDAVALINFKKMIENDPDGVLSGWQLNKNTCNWRGVTCSLGRVTELDLSATRLQGIISMDPLASLNMLSVLNLGSNSFSINTASLPQLPYGLKQLDLSLNKLVGSFPENLFFKCPNLVNVNLAFTNLTGFLPENFLLTADNLQSLDLSYNNITGSISGLKIMANSCTSLLVINFSGNKVLKGSLPSSLSNCTNLQSIDFSINSLTGEIPKAFGELKSLQTLDLSENQITGWIPSELGNTCNSLQELRLSNNNISGLIPSSFSSCSSLQVLDISNNNISGPLPDTLFLNLSSLESLLLSNNIISGQFPSSMSSCKNLKVIDLSSNKISGFIPRELCPGAASLEELRMPDNLFVGEIPGELSQCSQLKRIDVSLNYLNGSIPAELGQLENLEKLIAWFNGLEGKIPPELGKCKNLKDLILNNNKLTGEIPQELFQCSNLEWISLTSNKLSGEIPPQFGQLTRLAVLQLGNNTLSGQIPGELANCSSLVWLDLNSNRLTGEIPPRLGRQQGAKALSGILSGNTLVFVRNVGSSCRGAGGLLEFAGIRPDRLYQVPTLKTCQFTRMYSGAVLSMFTQYQTLEYLDLSYNQLRGKIPEDFGDMIALQVLELAHNQLSGEIPFSLGKLKNLGVFDASHNRLQGQIPDSFSNLSFLVEIDLSSNELTGQIPTRGQLSTLPASQYANNPGLCGVPLPECTSNSQPTTTDPSADMGRGARKSSAASWANSIVLGILISIASICILIVWAIAMRARRKEAEEVKMLSSLQACHAATTWKIEKEKEPLSINVATFQRQLRKLKFSQLIEATNGFSAESLIGCGGFGEVFKATLKDGSSVAIKKLIRLSCQGDREFMAEMETLGKIKHKNLVPLLGYCKVGEERLLVYEFMEYGSLDEMLHGRTKLRDRKMLTWEERKKIARGAAKGLCFLHHNCIPHIIHRDMKSSNVLLDHEMEARVSDFGMARLISALDTHLSVSTLAGTPGYVPPEYYQSFRCTAKGDVYSFGVILLEILTGKRPTDTKDFGDTNLVGWVKMKVREGKQMEVIDSELLMVTKGTAEAEVEEVKEMIRYLEISLQCVDDFPSKRPSMLQVVAMLRELIPGSTPGSSNSA